In Turicibacter sanguinis, a genomic segment contains:
- a CDS encoding alkaline phosphatase family protein, giving the protein MKNIVYPDYNNSIMNTISTILTHYGIESNYSTIEDLSNSLNKPHQNVVLMVFDGMGIDMLNQNLKADDFINQNIIKELTSVFPSTTTAAMTAYYSGKSPNEHGWLGWSLYFKEYGRFIDTFINTDSYSGEKIDAPHAGHTCMPYEHILDKIEQTTNQRIKTYMIEPAYIAYQGKNTKIGVESAKEVFTELKKLCDAPHDKFIFVYWPDPDKTMHSTGCYSNETKEKIKEINDLFKQIVETTSNTLFIASADHGLIDVEPTIYLNEYEELDECFIMPPSIEKRAVSFFIKPEMKQAFEERFNRLFGEEFILLSKQEVLNQQLFGQGLSHRKTTDFLGDYLACATGKKVLGYLAMTTKRFDFGATHAGLTKEEMMVPLIIIES; this is encoded by the coding sequence ATGAAAAATATTGTCTACCCAGACTATAACAATAGTATTATGAATACCATTTCTACGATTTTAACTCATTATGGTATTGAATCTAACTACTCAACGATTGAAGACTTATCTAACTCCTTAAACAAACCTCATCAAAACGTTGTCTTAATGGTTTTTGATGGAATGGGAATTGATATGTTAAATCAAAATTTAAAAGCAGATGATTTTATAAACCAAAACATCATAAAAGAATTAACCTCTGTGTTTCCTTCTACGACAACAGCTGCAATGACGGCTTACTACAGTGGAAAATCACCAAATGAACACGGATGGCTTGGCTGGTCTTTATACTTTAAAGAATACGGACGTTTTATTGATACCTTCATTAATACGGATAGCTATAGTGGTGAAAAAATTGACGCTCCACATGCTGGTCACACTTGTATGCCGTATGAACATATTCTTGATAAAATTGAACAAACGACGAACCAACGCATTAAAACTTACATGATAGAACCCGCTTATATTGCGTATCAAGGTAAAAACACAAAAATAGGCGTTGAATCAGCAAAAGAAGTCTTTACAGAGTTAAAAAAACTTTGCGATGCACCTCATGATAAATTTATCTTTGTTTACTGGCCAGATCCAGATAAAACAATGCACTCAACAGGATGCTACTCAAACGAAACAAAAGAAAAAATAAAAGAAATTAATGATTTATTTAAACAAATCGTAGAAACAACATCTAATACCTTATTTATTGCATCAGCTGATCATGGATTAATTGATGTTGAACCGACCATTTATTTAAATGAATACGAAGAATTAGATGAGTGCTTTATCATGCCACCTTCAATTGAAAAACGTGCCGTTTCATTTTTCATTAAGCCTGAAATGAAGCAAGCATTTGAAGAGCGTTTTAACCGATTATTTGGAGAAGAATTCATCCTATTAAGCAAACAAGAAGTCCTGAATCAACAACTATTTGGACAAGGACTATCACACCGAAAAACAACTGATTTCCTCGGAGATTACCTTGCATGTGCAACCGGTAAAAAAGTACTTGGCTATTTAGCTATGACTACCAAACGATTCGACTTTGGAGCTACTCATGCCGGATTAACAAAAGAAGAAATGATGGTTCCTTTAATCATCATTGAATCATAA
- a CDS encoding EFR1 family ferrodoxin (N-terminal region resembles flavodoxins. C-terminal ferrodoxin region binds two 4Fe-4S clusters.), with product MIFYFSGTGNSQAVAQVIATRQQEELVPMIQVDLTVPYLIKENENIVFVFPIYAWRPPQQVIDFIKQIEFENYYNHPITMIATCGENIGETLAVFKKMIHQRKWTLSNAYSLVMPNNDLRYGNIDARDEVQRKLKKVELELEKINQNLTRRATGIYQVEKGPFSYITTYVVGNLFNRFARSTHRFFATDDCISCKICEKVCPIRCITVSKKPIWKNSECTQCLACVNYCPKSAIQYGKRMSRKARYTHPLVAWHQLNQNRKPKD from the coding sequence ATGATTTTTTATTTTAGTGGAACAGGAAATTCACAGGCCGTAGCTCAGGTCATAGCAACTAGACAACAAGAGGAATTAGTGCCTATGATTCAAGTCGATTTAACAGTACCCTATTTGATAAAAGAAAATGAAAACATTGTTTTTGTTTTCCCTATCTATGCGTGGCGGCCACCACAACAGGTCATCGATTTTATTAAACAAATTGAATTTGAAAATTATTACAATCACCCCATTACCATGATTGCAACATGTGGTGAGAATATTGGAGAAACATTAGCCGTTTTTAAAAAAATGATTCATCAAAGGAAGTGGACTTTGTCTAATGCCTACTCACTTGTCATGCCGAATAATGATTTAAGATATGGAAACATTGATGCGCGCGATGAGGTGCAAAGAAAGTTAAAAAAGGTAGAGCTTGAGTTAGAAAAGATTAATCAAAATCTGACCAGACGGGCGACTGGCATTTATCAAGTTGAAAAAGGGCCATTCTCATATATAACGACGTACGTAGTAGGGAATTTGTTTAACCGTTTTGCAAGAAGTACCCATCGTTTTTTTGCAACTGACGATTGTATTTCATGTAAAATATGTGAAAAAGTTTGCCCAATTCGATGTATAACGGTTTCAAAGAAACCTATCTGGAAAAACAGTGAGTGTACACAATGCCTTGCTTGTGTAAATTACTGTCCGAAGTCTGCCATACAATATGGGAAAAGAATGAGTAGAAAAGCGAGATATACTCACCCGTTAGTCGCTTGGCACCAATTGAATCAAAATCGAAAGCCTAAAGACTAG
- a CDS encoding Fur family transcriptional regulator produces MNFTKGYKTRQRSQILGYLANNSDRHITAEDIMNHFSKKGDKIGKSTIYRYLNVLIEKGVIRKYVEGKSKMACYRYVKQVCSKQNIYHLKCGVCGTIFDTECEALDVAVVSLARKKHFTLNLKETLFYGVCEHCLKEKKDE; encoded by the coding sequence ATGAATTTTACAAAAGGATATAAAACAAGGCAAAGAAGTCAAATATTAGGGTATCTCGCTAATAATTCTGATCGACATATAACGGCAGAGGATATCATGAACCACTTTAGTAAGAAGGGCGATAAAATTGGAAAATCAACGATTTATCGATATTTGAATGTATTAATAGAAAAAGGTGTTATACGAAAGTATGTCGAGGGAAAAAGTAAGATGGCCTGTTATCGCTATGTTAAGCAAGTTTGCTCTAAACAAAATATATATCATTTAAAATGTGGTGTGTGTGGTACTATTTTTGATACGGAGTGTGAAGCATTAGATGTTGCCGTTGTTTCTTTAGCTAGGAAGAAACATTTTACTTTAAATTTAAAAGAGACATTATTTTACGGTGTCTGTGAACACTGTTTGAAGGAAAAGAAAGACGAGTAG
- a CDS encoding PTS transporter subunit EIIC, with amino-acid sequence MFKYLQRTGKALMLPIAALPIAGILLGIGGAFLGIAGMKDAPAIYQSIANVINNSAFITALLTIMKNIGDIVFGNLPILFAVGVAAGLAKKDKATAALAAVFGFLVMNQVISTLLSLGMTQLGVLTPDNVGEYGTYVTTNVGIFTLNMSVFGGIITGMVTSALHNKFFNIEFNPVFSFFAGSRFVPIITSLVMAIVGVILAFAWPVVQGGIAALAELVNSSGNFGTFLFGLIERACVPFGLHHVFYTPFWYGSFVEANLLIDGVHTTVQGANTAYFVQLGSMGDLVGLGKEGMHEIVNGTTRFMAGKFPFMMFGLPGAALAMYKCAKPEKSKVVGGLLGAAALTSLLTGITEPLEFTFLFVAPVLFVVHAVFAGLSFMLMGMLNVFIGMTFSGGLIDFTLFGLLPAGAGVSTNWYWVLIIGAIYFVLYYLVFSFLIKKFDLKTPGREDDNEEVKLYSKKDFQEKTGQVEAQSSSAAAGEDIWKQKAPLVLAALGGEGNIENLDACITRLRVEVKDTAKVDKEQLKALGAAGVMEVKGGVQAIFGGNSNTLKNHILDIIGD; translated from the coding sequence ATGTTCAAGTACTTACAGCGTACAGGTAAAGCATTAATGCTTCCAATTGCAGCCTTACCGATTGCAGGAATTTTACTTGGAATTGGTGGAGCATTCTTAGGAATTGCAGGAATGAAAGATGCACCTGCAATTTATCAATCAATTGCAAATGTAATTAATAACTCTGCTTTCATTACAGCATTGTTAACGATTATGAAAAATATTGGAGATATTGTCTTTGGTAACTTACCAATTTTATTTGCGGTTGGTGTCGCAGCAGGTCTTGCTAAAAAAGATAAAGCAACAGCAGCATTAGCGGCAGTTTTTGGATTCTTAGTTATGAACCAAGTAATCTCAACATTATTGAGTTTAGGAATGACACAATTAGGTGTTTTAACTCCAGATAATGTTGGTGAATATGGAACTTATGTGACAACTAATGTTGGAATCTTCACGTTAAATATGTCTGTTTTCGGTGGGATTATTACAGGGATGGTAACATCAGCATTACATAATAAATTCTTTAATATTGAATTTAATCCTGTATTCTCATTCTTTGCTGGATCTCGTTTCGTTCCAATCATTACATCATTAGTTATGGCTATTGTTGGGGTTATCTTAGCATTTGCTTGGCCAGTGGTTCAAGGTGGAATCGCAGCGTTAGCTGAATTAGTTAATAGCTCAGGAAACTTCGGAACATTCTTATTTGGATTAATTGAACGTGCGTGTGTACCATTTGGATTACACCATGTATTCTATACACCATTCTGGTATGGTTCATTCGTTGAAGCTAATTTATTAATTGACGGTGTTCATACGACAGTTCAAGGTGCTAATACTGCTTACTTCGTTCAATTAGGTTCAATGGGTGACTTAGTTGGATTAGGAAAAGAAGGAATGCACGAGATTGTAAATGGAACAACTCGTTTCATGGCAGGGAAATTCCCATTCATGATGTTTGGTTTACCGGGTGCAGCTTTAGCTATGTATAAATGTGCAAAACCAGAAAAAAGTAAAGTGGTTGGTGGTTTATTAGGAGCCGCAGCTTTAACATCTTTATTAACTGGTATTACTGAACCTCTTGAATTCACATTCTTATTCGTTGCTCCAGTATTATTCGTTGTACATGCTGTTTTTGCTGGGTTATCATTCATGTTAATGGGAATGTTAAATGTATTCATCGGGATGACGTTCTCTGGAGGATTAATTGACTTTACATTATTTGGATTATTACCTGCAGGTGCGGGAGTATCAACAAATTGGTATTGGGTATTAATCATCGGTGCGATTTACTTCGTATTATACTATTTAGTATTCAGCTTCTTAATCAAAAAGTTTGATTTAAAAACACCTGGTCGTGAAGATGATAATGAAGAAGTAAAATTATACTCTAAAAAAGATTTCCAAGAAAAAACAGGTCAAGTAGAAGCTCAGTCATCTTCAGCTGCAGCAGGAGAAGATATTTGGAAGCAAAAAGCTCCATTAGTATTAGCTGCTTTAGGTGGAGAAGGAAATATCGAAAACTTAGATGCTTGTATTACACGTTTACGTGTTGAAGTAAAAGATACAGCTAAAGTAGACAAAGAACAATTAAAAGCATTAGGAGCCGCTGGAGTTATGGAAGTTAAGGGTGGAGTTCAAGCTATTTTTGGTGGAAACTCAAATACACTTAAAAACCATATCTTAGATATTATTGGTGACTAA
- the yaaA gene encoding peroxide stress protein YaaA yields the protein MLLILSPAKTFKEEGVKRFELSKQLPFELKTKELIEHLQGYTRSELCALMKMSEALGAVNEMRFKQFYEVQGEALLGLHAFDGEAYKGLDSLTLSKEGILFAQDHLRILSGLYGIIRPNDYINPYRLEMGTKLANSEGKDLYAFWKPALTEYMLEALNQVEGEQVLINLASKEYSKALDLKQIETQYSVVNIEFKEQKGETYKVVGMYAKRARGEMVRYILENQLKKAEELKGFNQGGYQFNPTLSTDQTWIFTR from the coding sequence ATGTTACTGATTTTATCACCTGCCAAAACATTTAAGGAAGAAGGCGTGAAGCGCTTCGAGTTATCTAAACAGTTACCATTTGAATTAAAAACAAAAGAATTAATTGAACATCTGCAAGGGTATACGAGAAGTGAGCTTTGTGCGTTGATGAAGATGTCAGAGGCATTAGGTGCAGTTAATGAAATGAGATTCAAACAGTTTTATGAAGTTCAAGGCGAAGCGCTATTAGGATTACATGCTTTTGATGGTGAGGCTTATAAAGGATTAGATTCGTTGACGTTATCAAAGGAAGGAATTTTGTTTGCACAAGATCATTTAAGAATTTTATCAGGATTATATGGGATTATACGTCCTAACGATTACATTAATCCCTATCGTTTAGAGATGGGAACGAAGCTAGCAAATTCAGAGGGCAAAGATTTATATGCTTTTTGGAAACCTGCGTTAACAGAATATATGTTAGAAGCTTTAAATCAAGTAGAAGGAGAGCAGGTACTTATTAACTTAGCCTCTAAAGAATATAGTAAAGCACTCGATTTAAAGCAAATCGAAACGCAATATTCAGTGGTTAATATTGAATTTAAGGAACAAAAGGGAGAGACCTATAAAGTAGTCGGGATGTATGCAAAAAGAGCTAGAGGTGAAATGGTACGTTATATTTTAGAAAATCAATTAAAGAAAGCAGAGGAATTAAAAGGTTTTAATCAAGGAGGATATCAGTTTAATCCAACATTATCCACTGATCAAACATGGATTTTTACACGTTAG